From a single Rhodococcus qingshengii JCM 15477 genomic region:
- a CDS encoding amidohydrolase, with the protein MSRTLIRSSKVLTFDDANPVVEAVLVDNGVILETGRFSDLVESAGPNTRVMEAGDAVVMPGLIDTHPHVMHFGALRGGLVDLSDALDHADIVERISARAAVTAPGEWIICTPVGEAHYFIRRSWRDLAERRLPDRHVLDRATSDHPVLIQAWAPRTPNILAFNSAGLRAVGLSDFIPDQVCDVEIEKDEAGRLTGILRGPVNNYYTYDPFWGQILLKLPPLDPDHAVPGVLDEMARFSAHGVTTLYEGHAMEPIHIQMYQHLRTSDMLTMRVQATHDVESVIFYPFEPLSLHEFDDRLKSLAPQSADSADDMLRIVGMTISPGGPCFAGHFAMHETYTDPFGRPTKGNRFVSLEKEESYVRFCAENDVRANICIGSYREHDDFLEIAERVVIEHDFRDKAWILQHAITISPDHVRRYKALGFQITTSVGFAWGKGAMYDERIGRHIWRDMVPLRRLLDAGLDVSGGSDWGPKSPWEQIALAQTHEIAGTDLRNDGPDQVINRQESLAMWTTSAAKILGWDEIGSIRPGNHADIIFVDRDPSTCDLDELKDIRVHRTMLGGNIVHDDAVLPAATEGIFDEAE; encoded by the coding sequence GTGAGCAGAACACTCATCCGATCGTCGAAGGTCCTGACCTTCGACGATGCGAACCCGGTCGTGGAAGCGGTACTCGTGGACAACGGCGTGATCCTCGAGACGGGCAGGTTCTCCGACCTGGTCGAGTCCGCTGGCCCGAACACCCGGGTCATGGAAGCCGGCGACGCGGTCGTCATGCCAGGACTCATAGACACCCACCCGCACGTCATGCACTTCGGTGCACTTCGCGGCGGCCTCGTCGACTTGAGTGATGCACTCGATCACGCCGATATCGTCGAGCGCATCAGTGCTCGGGCCGCCGTCACCGCACCCGGCGAGTGGATCATCTGCACGCCGGTCGGTGAAGCCCACTACTTCATTCGCCGATCGTGGCGCGACCTTGCCGAGCGACGATTGCCCGACCGTCATGTCCTCGACCGGGCGACCTCCGACCACCCTGTGCTCATTCAAGCGTGGGCGCCGCGTACTCCGAACATCTTGGCGTTCAACAGCGCCGGCTTGCGTGCTGTCGGTCTGTCGGACTTCATCCCTGATCAAGTGTGTGATGTGGAGATCGAGAAGGACGAAGCCGGACGTTTGACAGGAATACTTCGCGGACCGGTGAACAACTACTACACCTACGACCCGTTCTGGGGACAGATCCTTCTCAAGCTCCCACCACTCGATCCCGATCACGCAGTACCCGGTGTACTCGACGAAATGGCTCGCTTCTCCGCCCACGGTGTCACCACTTTGTACGAGGGACACGCCATGGAACCGATCCACATACAGATGTATCAACATCTCCGTACATCCGACATGCTCACCATGCGAGTCCAGGCCACTCACGACGTGGAGTCGGTCATCTTCTATCCCTTCGAACCGTTGTCGCTGCACGAGTTCGACGATCGATTGAAATCACTTGCGCCGCAATCGGCCGATAGCGCCGACGACATGTTGCGAATCGTCGGTATGACCATCAGCCCTGGGGGACCCTGTTTTGCAGGGCATTTCGCCATGCACGAAACCTATACCGATCCTTTCGGCAGGCCTACCAAGGGAAATCGCTTCGTCTCACTAGAGAAAGAAGAATCGTACGTTCGATTCTGCGCGGAGAATGACGTTCGGGCCAACATTTGTATCGGTTCCTACCGTGAGCACGACGACTTTCTCGAGATCGCCGAGCGTGTCGTCATCGAACACGATTTTCGAGACAAGGCGTGGATTCTGCAGCACGCGATCACCATAAGCCCGGATCACGTTCGCCGGTACAAGGCACTCGGTTTCCAGATCACCACTTCTGTCGGATTCGCATGGGGCAAGGGCGCAATGTACGACGAACGGATCGGCCGGCACATATGGCGTGACATGGTCCCCTTGAGGCGCCTACTCGACGCAGGCCTCGACGTCTCCGGCGGGTCTGACTGGGGACCGAAGAGTCCATGGGAACAGATTGCACTTGCACAGACGCACGAGATTGCCGGCACAGACCTGAGAAACGACGGTCCGGACCAGGTCATCAATCGCCAGGAATCTCTCGCTATGTGGACCACAAGCGCAGCGAAGATCCTCGGATGGGACGAAATCGGATCCATCCGACCCGGAAATCACGCGGACATCATCTTCGTCGACCGCGACCCTTCGACCTGCGATCTCGACGAATTGAAGGACATTCGAGTGCATCGAACCATGTTGGGCGGAAACATAGTTCACGACGACGCCGTCCTCCCTGCCGCCACCGAGGGGATCTTCGATGAAGCCGAATGA
- a CDS encoding nitrilase-related carbon-nitrogen hydrolase codes for MNADSAAAPIAPYTAIGLSTVVRNIEHRSQIKANLDTIEEAIHAAVSTVSINMPVKLIALAEGALTGFGDEAFDIPHVKAAREMFIDIPGPETDRLGGLAKQYGVYIIAQSKARWPEVMADRFFNSMVVISPAGEVIHRATKNHVWCRERSCTPHDVYDRWTELFGDSIDAFYPVLHTSDIGSIGTICCSDGEYPEAVRALAFQGAEVVYRPSEAVPMTHAGPDPGGTWLLQNRAHAHFNSLYMICPNTGPVYPTQSALQSFDIAGGNSHVVDYHGAVLGHTVSGHNSFVSGVIDIEALRQFRVMNLNSNWLKDLRTELFRRMYDEPIHPANLWLESNPVLHADADKIYRANIARLLARGAYREPAYDFRGANITPR; via the coding sequence GTGAATGCTGACTCGGCCGCAGCTCCCATCGCCCCCTACACGGCGATTGGTCTGTCGACCGTGGTGCGCAACATCGAACACCGATCGCAGATCAAGGCAAACCTCGACACCATCGAGGAAGCGATTCACGCTGCGGTGTCGACAGTTTCGATCAACATGCCTGTCAAACTGATTGCGTTGGCAGAAGGCGCGTTGACCGGGTTCGGGGACGAAGCCTTCGACATACCTCACGTGAAGGCAGCACGGGAGATGTTCATCGACATCCCCGGCCCCGAGACAGATCGACTCGGCGGACTTGCCAAGCAGTACGGGGTCTACATCATCGCTCAAAGCAAGGCGCGGTGGCCCGAGGTCATGGCTGATCGATTCTTCAACTCCATGGTGGTGATCTCCCCGGCAGGCGAGGTGATACATCGCGCCACGAAGAATCACGTCTGGTGTCGAGAACGTTCCTGCACGCCTCACGATGTCTATGACCGCTGGACCGAACTGTTCGGCGACAGCATCGACGCATTTTATCCCGTTCTGCACACTTCGGACATCGGTTCGATCGGCACAATCTGCTGCAGCGACGGAGAGTATCCGGAAGCAGTACGCGCCTTGGCTTTTCAAGGAGCCGAGGTCGTGTACCGCCCGAGCGAGGCGGTTCCGATGACGCATGCAGGACCGGACCCAGGGGGAACATGGCTCCTCCAGAACCGTGCGCATGCGCATTTCAACAGTCTGTACATGATCTGCCCGAACACCGGACCGGTCTATCCGACTCAGTCGGCGTTACAGTCATTCGACATCGCCGGCGGAAATTCACACGTCGTGGACTACCACGGAGCGGTACTCGGCCACACCGTCTCCGGACACAATTCATTCGTGTCGGGCGTGATCGACATCGAAGCATTGCGCCAGTTCCGCGTCATGAACTTGAACTCCAATTGGCTCAAAGACCTCCGTACCGAACTCTTCCGTCGGATGTACGACGAACCGATTCATCCTGCAAACCTGTGGCTCGAGAGTAATCCCGTTCTCCATGCCGACGCCGACAAGATATACCGGGCCAACATCGCCCGATTGCTCGCCCGCGGGGCGTACCGAGAACCTGCATACGACTTCCGCGGCGCTAACATCACCCCACGTTAA
- a CDS encoding phosphocholine-specific phospholipase C translates to MSRNSLSRRSFLAAGVGATAVAATSLLPPSLQRVLATPVNSGGLDSIEHVVLVMQENRSFDHYYGALRGVRGFGDPNALRLRGGNSVFEQPGPTGPVLPFPIRDSAAAQRMDTQNVTGLDHSWAGGHAALADGWHDGWIAAKTGTTMAYYDRQDIPFHYELADAFTICDAYHCSVPTSTSPNRNYWVSGYTGYEPLSPNPTESVLPSDPPGPGGRAVTNAAYNPWHAGYGWTTVPERLQSAGISWKTYQEWDNFGDNNLEYFTAFKKVAAGLLGRPSLLPYEIQTLAGFYLALPSMPAPVQDAAVLALANAADQLSPADRQLYDRALYRSRPGTLAAEFRKDVESGRLPQVSYLVPSEVDSEHPSGSSPAASATLLYQVLDAIASDPDLWTKTAVIVNFDENDGYFDHVPPPRPPRSVEAEWVGNQPLGLGPRVPMTIISPWTVGGFVCSQVFDHTSVTQFLETRFGITQPEIDPWRRTVSGDLTSAFDFANPRSRPTLARPQPTPALEPRWTPTPPTEQRMPLQENGTRPARALPYQPDAYTTVNPETGSLAVHLVNTGAASTHLAMYPYAGEFDEPRHYDVVGEVDDTVALRDRVYSLNLLGPNGFRREFSGATDSAAASLDVSTTVDAGTRTLVLTATNSGSRALTVNVDGNRRKLAAGAHSQWTVRSVDGWYQAAVTVDEDPEFKRVLVGHIENGRTSVSQPT, encoded by the coding sequence GTGTCCAGGAATTCTCTTTCTCGACGGTCGTTTCTCGCCGCCGGGGTCGGTGCAACTGCAGTCGCCGCTACTTCCCTTCTCCCGCCGTCGCTTCAGCGTGTACTGGCGACACCCGTCAACTCCGGCGGGCTCGATTCGATCGAGCATGTAGTCCTCGTCATGCAGGAGAACCGATCTTTCGATCACTACTACGGCGCACTGAGGGGTGTTCGCGGATTCGGGGATCCGAATGCGCTGCGTCTGCGCGGCGGCAACAGCGTCTTCGAACAACCCGGGCCTACCGGTCCTGTGCTCCCCTTCCCTATCCGCGATTCGGCTGCGGCGCAACGCATGGACACCCAGAACGTGACCGGACTCGACCACAGCTGGGCGGGCGGACATGCCGCACTCGCCGACGGCTGGCACGACGGTTGGATCGCGGCAAAAACCGGCACGACGATGGCCTACTACGACCGGCAAGACATTCCCTTTCACTACGAACTGGCGGACGCGTTCACGATCTGCGACGCCTACCACTGCTCCGTTCCGACGTCCACGAGCCCCAACCGGAACTATTGGGTCTCTGGATACACGGGATACGAGCCACTTTCGCCGAATCCAACCGAGTCGGTCCTGCCTTCGGATCCACCCGGTCCCGGGGGACGAGCTGTAACCAACGCGGCCTACAACCCCTGGCACGCCGGTTACGGATGGACGACGGTCCCCGAGCGGTTGCAGTCCGCCGGCATTTCCTGGAAGACCTACCAGGAGTGGGACAACTTCGGAGACAACAACCTCGAATACTTCACCGCCTTCAAGAAAGTGGCGGCAGGGCTGCTTGGCCGGCCGAGCCTGCTCCCCTACGAAATCCAGACCTTGGCCGGGTTCTATCTCGCCCTGCCGTCGATGCCGGCGCCGGTCCAGGACGCAGCGGTACTGGCCCTCGCGAATGCCGCAGACCAACTGTCGCCTGCTGATCGCCAACTCTACGATCGCGCGCTGTACCGATCCCGGCCCGGCACACTGGCTGCCGAGTTCAGGAAAGACGTCGAGTCCGGTCGACTGCCGCAAGTCAGCTATCTCGTTCCGTCCGAGGTGGATTCGGAGCACCCATCGGGTTCGTCACCGGCAGCGAGCGCAACACTGCTCTATCAAGTACTCGACGCCATCGCGTCCGATCCGGATCTGTGGACGAAGACGGCCGTGATCGTCAACTTCGACGAGAACGACGGGTACTTCGACCATGTACCGCCACCTCGACCGCCGCGCTCGGTCGAAGCCGAATGGGTCGGTAATCAGCCGCTCGGTCTCGGCCCGCGGGTGCCTATGACGATCATCTCGCCGTGGACTGTTGGCGGTTTCGTTTGTTCACAAGTGTTCGACCACACGTCCGTCACGCAGTTCCTGGAGACGCGGTTCGGAATCACGCAACCGGAAATCGACCCGTGGCGACGCACGGTGAGTGGCGACCTGACGTCGGCGTTCGACTTCGCCAACCCGCGTAGTCGACCGACTTTGGCGCGCCCGCAACCCACTCCGGCGCTGGAACCGCGGTGGACACCGACCCCGCCCACCGAACAGAGAATGCCTCTGCAGGAGAACGGCACTAGACCAGCACGGGCACTTCCCTATCAACCCGACGCCTACACGACGGTGAACCCGGAAACCGGCTCGTTGGCGGTCCATCTGGTCAATACCGGTGCCGCATCAACGCACCTGGCCATGTACCCGTACGCAGGTGAGTTCGACGAGCCACGGCATTACGACGTCGTCGGCGAGGTCGACGACACCGTTGCGCTCAGGGATCGCGTCTACAGCCTGAATCTGTTGGGTCCCAACGGTTTCAGGCGCGAGTTCAGTGGAGCTACAGACAGTGCGGCAGCTTCGCTCGACGTCTCGACAACTGTCGACGCAGGGACGCGCACGCTTGTACTGACGGCGACCAATTCCGGAAGTCGTGCACTGACGGTCAATGTGGACGGAAACCGACGCAAACTCGCTGCCGGTGCACACTCTCAGTGGACGGTGCGTTCGGTGGACGGCTGGTATCAGGCCGCCGTGACGGTCGACGAAGATCCTGAATTCAAGCGCGTGCTCGTCGGACACATCGAAAACGGGCGGACCAGCGTAAGCCAACCGACGTGA
- a CDS encoding Ig-like domain-containing protein: protein MNSKLLRGSAIATVSVLAGGLFSIVGGGIASAAPETKSVASTTACHVREMDGVASPITFNETLGSGVTITAPTTAAPGETVTYRVQPNEMKTNSGGHASRGVVHWARIKYDFDIPSGVEFVSSQLVADSAYGLGSDSATPTVTRIDDGGNPSASGTHLRISGSNRTTGNGPSSAVRSSDGIIVGANTKFRLPAVDVTVKAGAAGTEIKPSLRVSDPGSANYDDDRNALTFVQREKDVFTVNYWERYNCSPRDNRNSGLNAGGQALTTIYVSQPTTTTIQMPGSIQASTPTELVAKVDPAPVNGNVQFRVDGADVGTPVTPGADGTARLPHTFFTAGTARVSATFQGVNGFQSSNSTEAMVTVTAAPVVKQTDTAVNVPTDAKTGVSVSLRAQVTPTPAGGTLQFKDGAADIGAPIPVGADGKATLEHAFTSAGSHAVSAYYSGATGFMPSMASAQTVTVSDPAPSDVTTSTSLAAPATTKQNVAAELSATVTPNPGGGSVQFYDGDQPIGQPVVVGVDGVARLTHTFASTGDHRIKASYAGRSGFTQSASDESVVKVSAAPDDGGNGGSGSLGSLGGLFGS from the coding sequence ATGAACTCGAAACTCCTACGCGGCTCTGCGATTGCAACCGTCTCGGTACTGGCCGGCGGCTTGTTCTCCATCGTCGGCGGCGGGATCGCCTCGGCTGCCCCCGAGACCAAGAGCGTGGCCTCCACAACTGCATGCCATGTGCGCGAGATGGACGGTGTGGCAAGCCCGATCACGTTCAACGAGACACTCGGCTCGGGAGTCACCATCACCGCGCCGACCACCGCGGCACCAGGTGAGACCGTCACCTACCGCGTGCAGCCGAACGAGATGAAGACAAACAGCGGCGGCCATGCCAGCCGTGGAGTCGTGCATTGGGCCCGGATCAAGTACGACTTCGACATCCCGTCCGGCGTCGAATTCGTGAGTTCCCAGCTTGTGGCGGACAGTGCGTACGGCCTCGGATCCGACAGTGCCACTCCGACAGTCACACGGATCGACGACGGCGGTAATCCATCGGCATCCGGTACGCACCTGCGTATCTCCGGATCGAATCGAACCACCGGAAACGGTCCGTCCTCCGCAGTTCGATCGAGTGACGGCATCATCGTCGGTGCCAACACCAAGTTCCGACTCCCCGCAGTCGACGTCACGGTCAAAGCTGGTGCGGCCGGTACCGAGATCAAGCCTTCGCTGAGGGTTTCCGATCCCGGTTCCGCCAACTACGACGACGACCGAAATGCGCTCACATTCGTCCAGCGCGAAAAGGATGTCTTCACAGTCAACTACTGGGAGCGCTACAACTGCTCCCCGCGGGACAACAGGAACTCCGGCCTCAACGCCGGTGGGCAGGCCCTGACCACCATCTACGTCAGCCAACCGACAACCACCACAATCCAGATGCCCGGCTCGATCCAAGCCAGCACACCGACCGAGCTTGTCGCAAAGGTGGATCCGGCTCCGGTCAACGGAAACGTGCAGTTCAGGGTGGACGGCGCCGACGTCGGTACACCGGTCACTCCGGGCGCCGACGGCACTGCCCGGCTACCGCATACCTTCTTCACCGCCGGAACCGCGCGGGTCTCCGCAACGTTCCAGGGAGTCAACGGATTCCAGAGTTCCAACTCGACCGAGGCGATGGTGACGGTGACTGCCGCACCTGTCGTCAAGCAGACCGACACGGCCGTGAACGTTCCCACCGATGCAAAGACGGGCGTATCGGTGTCGCTGAGGGCGCAGGTCACGCCGACACCCGCCGGTGGCACTCTCCAGTTCAAGGACGGCGCTGCAGATATCGGCGCTCCGATCCCGGTGGGCGCTGACGGCAAAGCCACTCTGGAACATGCCTTCACCTCGGCTGGATCTCATGCCGTCTCGGCCTACTACTCCGGCGCAACAGGATTCATGCCGTCGATGGCATCCGCTCAAACGGTCACCGTGTCTGATCCCGCACCGTCCGATGTCACCACCTCGACCTCACTGGCAGCTCCCGCGACGACCAAGCAGAATGTCGCGGCAGAACTGTCCGCGACGGTCACCCCCAACCCCGGCGGGGGCTCGGTTCAGTTCTACGACGGCGACCAACCCATCGGACAGCCCGTTGTCGTCGGAGTCGATGGAGTGGCGCGACTGACGCACACTTTCGCATCGACGGGCGATCATCGGATCAAGGCGTCATACGCCGGGCGAAGTGGATTCACACAGTCCGCGTCGGACGAATCCGTCGTCAAGGTTTCTGCTGCGCCTGACGACGGCGGGAACGGCGGTTCGGGCAGCCTCGGTTCACTGGGCGGTCTCTTCGGTTCCTGA
- a CDS encoding amidase: MKPNEYIEHDATGLAELIRDKQVSVDEVHQAARTAIETVNPTLNAVVEGPWDRALDCNEQGLFAGVPFALKDFAVHAAGVPTRFGSRLAGEGAIFPHDTELMTRFRAAGLAAVAVTTTPEFAFNGNTEPVAQGSTRNPWDTERSAGGSSGGSAALVAARALPIAHATDGGGSIRIPASANGLVGLKPSRGRVPVGPDSSEPLSGLGAELGLARSVRDCAALLDAVSGPAPGDKYVIRDPSRPYSDEINRSPGRLRIAIHTQSWSGDPVNIEVANAVSSVGTVLEGLGHHVIPDTPVFDWDQFVEANLPVWSVSLAEGVDALAGAFGVTPGPENLEATTLACVEYGRRVTAIQLARALAVFNQVSRSVGMFFTNYDLLLTPTLGEPPQLLGELDSNDASLSPSEWTRKLFGICSFTPLFNATGGPAISLPLGSTRSGLPIGVQLAAPMCEEGTLIAVASQLEKVVPWAHRIPKVNAGEC, from the coding sequence ATGAAGCCGAATGAGTACATCGAGCATGACGCCACGGGCCTCGCCGAACTGATTCGCGACAAGCAGGTGTCCGTTGACGAAGTTCACCAGGCAGCACGCACCGCGATCGAGACCGTCAATCCGACGCTGAACGCCGTCGTCGAGGGCCCGTGGGATCGAGCCCTCGATTGCAACGAACAGGGACTATTTGCGGGGGTTCCCTTTGCACTCAAGGATTTTGCCGTACACGCGGCCGGAGTACCGACCAGGTTCGGAAGTCGGCTGGCGGGCGAAGGTGCAATCTTTCCTCACGACACCGAACTGATGACACGATTCCGGGCGGCAGGATTGGCTGCTGTGGCGGTGACCACCACACCGGAATTCGCGTTCAACGGAAACACCGAACCTGTTGCTCAAGGCTCGACGCGCAATCCGTGGGACACCGAACGCAGTGCCGGCGGATCGAGTGGCGGATCAGCGGCATTGGTCGCAGCGCGAGCCCTTCCCATCGCTCACGCTACCGACGGTGGAGGGTCGATCCGAATTCCGGCGTCCGCCAACGGGTTGGTGGGTCTGAAACCGAGCCGGGGGCGTGTACCAGTGGGCCCTGACTCGAGCGAACCACTCTCAGGGCTGGGGGCCGAGTTGGGGCTCGCCCGATCGGTGCGTGACTGCGCAGCGTTACTCGATGCCGTGAGCGGGCCGGCCCCGGGAGACAAGTACGTGATCCGTGATCCCTCGCGACCATACTCCGACGAGATCAACCGCTCCCCGGGGCGTTTACGCATTGCGATCCACACTCAGTCGTGGTCCGGAGATCCAGTGAACATCGAGGTCGCGAATGCCGTGTCCTCTGTCGGCACGGTTCTCGAGGGGCTCGGGCATCACGTCATTCCCGACACGCCGGTCTTCGACTGGGATCAGTTCGTCGAGGCCAACCTTCCGGTGTGGAGTGTCTCTCTTGCCGAAGGCGTCGATGCACTTGCCGGAGCTTTCGGTGTGACCCCGGGACCCGAGAACCTCGAGGCGACAACCTTGGCCTGCGTGGAGTACGGACGCCGAGTCACGGCCATTCAACTCGCTCGAGCGCTCGCCGTCTTCAACCAGGTGTCCCGCTCAGTCGGAATGTTTTTCACGAATTACGATCTATTGCTCACCCCGACGCTCGGTGAGCCACCCCAACTGTTGGGCGAACTCGATTCCAATGACGCATCACTCTCCCCTAGCGAATGGACTCGCAAGTTGTTCGGCATCTGTTCGTTCACTCCACTTTTCAATGCGACGGGCGGACCGGCAATCAGCCTGCCGCTGGGTTCCACGCGCTCGGGGTTGCCTATCGGCGTTCAACTGGCCGCGCCCATGTGTGAGGAGGGCACCCTGATAGCGGTTGCATCCCAATTGGAGAAGGTCGTGCCGTGGGCGCATCGCATACCGAAGGTAAATGCCGGTGAATGCTGA
- a CDS encoding Ig-like domain-containing protein: MVSTLMRRGVGVAASLTGCVALVIGGAGASSAADVDLPFTASCHGWQFPGPITHNETRDSGVTISAPAVVPPNSTFTYRLAPKPMTVPKDGYDLRSVVNWTRLKFDFDIPAGTSYVGAQIVAGTSSNLGGVAPTITRVNDAGSPDPNGAHLRISGNNITAGNGPNTDDNGGGGIEVGGGKTFQLPAVDVTVTSGAVGTQIKPMLRVSDTNSGSYDSAANYLTFLQQETLLGGVKYWLTTNCSPRDNRSAGLNAGGRPLAVINVDSSLAQTQTRIDAPGKAVVGDSVELTATVTPWPSGGTVQFRDGGVDLGAPVAVVNGVAKANRTMTTAGDHNITAYYTGSAGFMESMSGAVTINVVEPSEPEPGTGSLGSLGTPGFGS, translated from the coding sequence ATGGTGTCGACGTTGATGCGCCGAGGAGTGGGGGTGGCCGCGTCGTTGACCGGATGCGTTGCCCTCGTGATCGGCGGAGCCGGAGCCTCGTCCGCCGCTGATGTGGACCTTCCGTTCACGGCATCGTGCCACGGGTGGCAGTTCCCCGGACCGATCACGCACAACGAGACGCGTGATTCCGGCGTCACGATCAGTGCGCCGGCCGTGGTCCCGCCGAACTCCACCTTCACATACCGCCTCGCGCCCAAGCCGATGACGGTCCCCAAGGACGGTTACGACCTCAGGTCCGTCGTGAACTGGACGCGTCTCAAGTTCGATTTCGACATCCCTGCAGGCACCTCCTACGTGGGGGCGCAGATCGTGGCCGGCACCAGCTCGAATCTGGGTGGGGTCGCCCCGACGATCACGCGGGTGAACGATGCCGGTTCACCCGATCCGAATGGGGCGCATCTTCGTATCTCCGGCAACAACATCACGGCGGGCAACGGACCCAACACCGACGACAACGGCGGCGGCGGAATCGAGGTCGGTGGAGGAAAGACGTTCCAGCTCCCGGCAGTCGACGTCACCGTCACGTCAGGGGCTGTGGGAACCCAGATCAAGCCCATGCTCCGCGTGTCCGACACCAACTCCGGTTCCTACGACAGTGCCGCCAACTACCTGACCTTCCTGCAACAGGAAACCCTGCTCGGCGGCGTCAAATACTGGCTGACCACCAATTGCTCACCACGCGACAATCGTTCGGCCGGATTGAACGCCGGCGGCCGGCCGCTCGCCGTGATCAACGTCGACTCCAGCCTCGCTCAGACACAGACGCGAATCGACGCACCCGGTAAAGCTGTCGTCGGTGACTCCGTGGAGTTGACGGCAACGGTCACTCCGTGGCCGTCGGGAGGAACAGTGCAGTTCCGCGACGGAGGGGTTGACCTCGGCGCTCCGGTGGCCGTCGTCAACGGCGTCGCGAAGGCCAACCGCACGATGACAACAGCGGGCGACCACAACATCACGGCGTACTACACGGGATCGGCCGGTTTCATGGAGTCGATGTCGGGCGCCGTGACGATCAACGTCGTCGAACCGTCCGAGCCCGAGCCTGGCACCGGTAGCCTCGGCAGCCTTGGTACCCCCGGATTCGGGTCGTGA